A genomic region of Cannabis sativa cultivar Pink pepper isolate KNU-18-1 chromosome 1, ASM2916894v1, whole genome shotgun sequence contains the following coding sequences:
- the LOC133037441 gene encoding probable LRR receptor-like serine/threonine-protein kinase At1g53440 — MGFVFCTNKIIAVFVFGFLVLDAFFSGFGSNAQLLPQHEVQILETISSKLQLSRYWNISRSSCRDGIGLNTTTPEGGRSNVTCDCSPGNGSTISICHIKIIELKGLNLVGGIPEEFGNLTHLEQLDLTRNYLNGSIPPSLFRAPLRVLSVLGNRLCGSIPPEIGELTMLRELVLESNLFDGPLPEQIGRLSNLERLLLNANNFTGSIPLTFQNLLNLTQFRIDGTRISGRIPELIGNWTKLDRLDMQGTSMKGPFPSSISNLKNLTELRISDLGGPNTTFPDLRQLKLLEALVLRNCLINDKIPTYIGDFTNLKTLDLSFNKLTGEIPEMETLTDLKFVFLTNNSLTGVVPNWIINSKPEIDLSYNNFTKSPQQLSCSSLHVNLISSYKDSEAHLWCLKKDLPCPTKPKHHSLFINCGGPGEDVDGNKYEDDQNEGGHANFFTSSEKWAYSSTGVFMSDDRLPYIASTNLLVNDTSKFYKTARYAPQSLKYYGLCLREGSYKVQLHFAEIMFSNGQSFKSLGRRIFDISIQGILREKDFNIMERAGGAHKGITMTYDNVSVIGSTLEIHLYWAGKGTNAIPQRSVYGPLISAITVTPNFSVNTGLSVGAIIGIVAASCVFVACILLGLRMKGYLGGKDLDDPELRGLELQTGYFSLRHIKSATSNFDPANKIGEGGFGPVYKGTLSDGRVVAVKQLSSKSKQGNREFVNEIGMISALQHPNLVRLYGCCIEGNQLLLVYEYLENNSLARALFGTKEQQLSLDWQTRQKICIGIARGLAYLHEESRLKIVHRDIKATNVLLDKDLNAKISDFGLAKLDEEENTHISTRIAGTIGYMAPEYAMRGYLTDKADVYSFGVVALEIVSGKSNTNYRPKEEFVYLLDWAYVQQEQGNLLDLVDPSLGSKYSTDEALRMLHLALLCTNPSPTLRPPMSSVVSMLEGKIPVQAPLVKQSTMDQDARFRAFEKLTHDSITDMSGYSQESHHVGTSMDGPWIDSSVSGQSKDESTVLQHNSSTKLL; from the exons TTCAAATTCTTGAAACAATATCCAGTAAGCTACAGCTGAGCCGTTATTGGAACATCAGTCGAAGTTCTTGTAGGGATGGCATTGGCTTAAATACGACAACCCCTGAAGGTGGTAGAAGCAATGTCACATGTGACTGTTCTCCAGGAAATGGTAGTACTATTAGTATTTGCCATATCAAAATCAT CGAGTTGAAGGGTCTCAATCTAGTTGGAGGTATACCTGAAGAATTTGGAAATCTTACTCATCTTGAACAACT TGATCTAACTCGCAACTACCTCAATGGATCAATCCCACCAAGCTTATTTCGTGCACCCCTGCGCGTTCT GTCTGTTTTGGGAAACCGACTCTGTGGTTCCATTCCTCCGGAGATTGGAGAACTTACTATGCTCAGGGAGCT GGTATTGGAGAGTAATCTCTTTGATGGCCCTCTTCCTGAACAAATTGGGAGATTGAGTAACTTGGAAAGACT CCTACTGAATGCAAACAATTTTACTGGATCAATACCACTGACGTTTCAAAACTTGTTGAACTTAACCCAATT TAGGATAGATGGGACTAGAATATCAGGGAGGATACCTGAACTTATTGGGAACTGGACCAAACTTGATAGACT GGATATGCAGGGCACTTCCATGAAGGGTCCTTTTCCTTCCAGcatatcaaatttaaaaaacttGACTGAATT GAGAATATCTGATTTGGGGGGACCAAATACAACTTTCCCTGATTTGAGACAGTTGAAGCTGTTGGAAGCATT GGTATTGAGGAATTGCTTAATTAATGATAAAATTCCAACTTACATTGGAGACTTTACAAACTTGAAGACATT GGACCTGAGTTTCAACAAGTTGACTGGTGAAATTCCAGAGATGGAGACTCTAACCGATCTAAAATTCGT GTTTTTGACCAATAACTCACTGACTGGAGTAGTGCCAAATTGGATAATCAACAGCAAACCCGAAAT TGATTTATCGTACAACAATTTCACTAAGTCACCACAACAGCTTAGTTGTTCAAGTTTGCATGT GAATTTAATTTCTAGTTACAAAGATTCCGAGGCCCATTT ATGGTGCTTGAAGAAGGATCTTCCCTGCCCAACAAAACCAAAAC ATCATTCTTTGTTTATCAATTGTGGAGGGCCGGGCGAGGATGTTGATGGGAACAAATATGAGGACGACCAAAACGAAGGGGGTCATGCCAACTTTTTCACATCATCGGAGAAATGGGCTTATAGTAGCACTGGGGTTTTCATGAGTGATGACAGGTTACCTTACATTGCCAGCACAAACTTATTGGTAAATGAtacttcaaaattttataaaacgGCACGCTATGCTCCTCAATCGCTTAAGTACTATGGCCTTTGCTTGCGGGAAGGCAGTTACAAAGTGCAGCTTCACTTTGCTGAGATAATGTTTTCTAATGGCCAGTCATTTAAGAGCCTTGGCAGGCGCATCTTCGATATCTCAATTCAA GGGATTCTACGTGAGAAAGATTTTAACATAATGGAGAGAGCTGGAGGTGCTCACAAAGGCATTACCATGACATATGACAATGTTTCTGTTATAGGTAGCACTCTAGAGATCCACCTCTACTGGGCTGGGAAAGGAACCAATGCTATTCCTCAGCGGAGTGTCTATGGACCTCTTATATCGGCTATTACTGTGACCCCAA ACTTCAGCGTTAATACTGGCTTGTCTGTTGGAGCAATTATTGGCATTGTAGCTGCTTCGTGTGTGTTTGTTGCTTGTATTTTACTAGGGCTTCGAATGAAGGGTTATTTAGGGGGGAAGGACCTTGACGATCCAG AGCTACGTGGATTAGAGTTACAAACAGGATATTTCTCGTTAAGACACATAAAATCTGCAACTAGTAATTTTGACCCTGCAAACAAGATAGGTGAAGGAGGTTTTGGACCAGTTTACAAA GGTACACTATCAGATGGTCGTGTGGTTGCTGTTAAACAGTTGTCATCAAAATCAAAGCAAGGCAACCGTGAATTTGTTAACGAGATAGGCATGATATCTGCATTACAACACCCAAATCTTGTGAGGCTTTATGGTTGCTGCATTGAAGGGAATCAACTGTTGCTTGTATATGAATACTTGGAAAACAACAGTCTTGCTCGTGCACTCTTTG GTACCAAGGAACAGCAGCTATCATTGGACTGGCAAACAAGACAGAAGATATGTATAGGGATAGCAAGGGGTCTAGCTTATCTTCATGAGGAGTCAAGGTTGAAAATTGTTCACAGAGATATAAAGGCAACCAATGTGCTTCTTGATAAGGATTTAAATGCCAAGATATCTGATTTTGGTTTAGCAAAGCTTGATGAAGAAGAGAACACTCATATCAGCACAAGGATAGCTGGAACAAT AGGTTATATGGCTCCGGAGTATGCAATGAGAGGTTATTTGACCGATAAGGCCGATGTTTATAGCTTCGGAGTGGTTGCTTTGGAGATTGTTAGTGGGAAGAGCAACACAAATTACAGGCCAAAGGAGGAGTTTGTTTATCTTCTCGATTGG GCTTATGTCCAACAAGAACAAGGGAATCTATTAGATCTTGTGGATCCTAGTCTTGGTTCAAAATACTCGACAGATGAGGCTCTAAGAATGCTTCACTTGGCCCTATTGTGCACCAACCCATCTCCCACTCTTAGGCCACCGATGTCGTCCGTGGTGAGTATGCTGGAAGGAAAAATCCCGGTCCAAGCTCCACTGGTGAAGCAAAGCACGATGGATCAGGACGCAAGGTTCAGAGCCTTTGAAAAGCTAACACATGACAGCATAACAGACATGTCTGGGTACTCGCAAGAGAGCCACCATGTAGGCACTTCTATGGATGGACCATGGATTGATTCTTCTGTTTCTGGTCAGAGTAAAGATGAGTCGACCGTCCTGCAACATAATTCAAGTACCAAGCTTCTTTAG